The following coding sequences are from one Saprospiraceae bacterium window:
- a CDS encoding redoxin domain-containing protein, protein MKSLLYVICFCFPVLIFAAKAPDFTITDYNNKVHHLYSDYLNQDKVVVLKLFFVDCPPCNSIATYVQEAYVRWGAGQGKVQFIELSTQTWDNNSYVKSYAQKHGITFPGAGNDGGSITAVAPYKSGTFGQYYGTPTFVVISPDGEVNFDVKFASSNQAPLDTAIAQALRTGGNNGGNPGECVYAFTSSVLTSYNPSSIQLVDLQNGNPSWDLPNGSYNCEFPLSQNVNGYYVQAFPPSDFSDLRAGVSTADIVLIQKDILGISKLNNLQKIVADVNNSNSVSASDISVIRKLILGLTNNFPKLTASHIALFNPFATGGIASDKVKLTSFINTAPNLEIGVGKFGDVTDARSFRPGVISRSSGQEFNMRLVTSLTNHGTYKYQVYLEQENLNILSLQFYLKCDKPPFASNLNVVGYGDINSQTFFVNLNFKKPTGENFIAGVWASPLVKTVLLPRSLMLFEFESSSFLHFSMGNESAIRNEVIFKESPDAIQEYFTDNIILQNEYTGDVQYKRFLVSNSDHQVHIESKDAESFIKSVGISDLRAGLVSAAEMPPHTKTIKQDITSLPAGCYLISIVGSNGFHEVHKIVKY, encoded by the coding sequence TTTCGCTGCAAAAGCACCTGACTTTACAATTACTGATTACAACAACAAAGTTCATCACTTGTATTCAGATTATTTAAATCAGGATAAAGTGGTGGTGCTCAAGCTTTTCTTTGTGGATTGCCCTCCTTGCAATTCTATTGCGACTTATGTTCAGGAAGCTTATGTAAGATGGGGAGCAGGTCAAGGCAAAGTACAGTTCATTGAACTTAGCACTCAAACTTGGGACAATAACTCTTATGTCAAGTCATATGCTCAAAAGCATGGCATTACTTTCCCGGGTGCAGGCAACGATGGAGGCTCAATAACAGCAGTTGCTCCGTATAAAAGTGGCACATTTGGGCAGTATTATGGCACACCAACCTTTGTAGTCATATCTCCAGATGGTGAGGTCAACTTTGATGTAAAATTTGCTTCATCAAATCAGGCCCCTCTTGACACAGCCATAGCTCAAGCCTTGAGAACTGGAGGAAACAACGGTGGCAACCCCGGAGAATGTGTTTATGCATTCACGAGTAGCGTGTTAACAAGTTACAATCCGTCCTCGATTCAACTCGTAGACCTACAGAATGGAAATCCTTCATGGGATCTTCCTAATGGATCCTATAACTGTGAGTTTCCTCTTTCACAAAATGTAAACGGATACTATGTTCAAGCGTTTCCACCTAGTGATTTTTCTGACCTTAGGGCTGGAGTTTCCACAGCTGATATTGTATTAATTCAGAAAGACATCTTAGGAATTTCAAAATTGAATAATCTGCAAAAAATCGTGGCAGATGTAAACAATTCAAATAGCGTTTCAGCTTCAGATATTAGTGTTATACGAAAATTGATTCTTGGCTTGACAAACAATTTTCCTAAGTTGACAGCCTCACACATAGCCCTTTTCAATCCCTTTGCAACAGGTGGCATAGCATCAGATAAAGTAAAATTGACTAGCTTTATAAATACTGCTCCAAACCTGGAAATTGGAGTTGGGAAATTCGGTGACGTCACTGACGCCCGATCATTCAGACCAGGTGTAATCTCGCGTTCATCAGGACAGGAATTCAACATGAGGCTGGTTACTTCTTTGACCAATCATGGAACCTACAAATATCAGGTTTACTTAGAACAAGAAAATCTGAATATCTTATCATTGCAGTTTTATTTGAAGTGTGATAAACCACCGTTTGCGTCAAATTTGAATGTGGTTGGTTATGGTGACATCAACTCTCAAACTTTCTTCGTGAATCTAAATTTTAAAAAACCCACAGGAGAAAACTTTATCGCAGGAGTGTGGGCTTCACCTTTAGTAAAAACGGTTTTATTGCCAAGATCTTTAATGTTATTTGAATTTGAAAGTAGCTCGTTTCTTCATTTTAGTATGGGAAACGAGTCTGCAATCAGAAATGAGGTAATTTTCAAAGAAAGCCCGGATGCGATTCAAGAGTATTTTACAGACAATATTATTCTGCAAAATGAATATACAGGTGATGTTCAATATAAAAGGTTTTTGGTATCCAACAGCGACCACCAGGTTCACATAGAGTCTAAAGATGCAGAATCTTTCATCAAAAGTGTCGGAATATCAGACTTACGTGCTGGATTAGTATCAGCTGCCGAGATGCCTCCACACACCAAGACTATAAAACAAGATATTACTAGCTTACCTGCAGGATGTTATTTGATTTCAATTGTAGGTTCTAATGGCTTCCACGAAGTACACAAAATTGTCAAGTACTAA